Within uncultured Methanoregula sp., the genomic segment CAATGGCAATAAGCCGGATCTTCCAGAGATCCTTGAATGAGAACTCGAGGCCGATGGTGAAGAGCAGCAGGATGATGCCGATCTCCGCGAGGCTGGTGACCTGCTCCTGCCCCTTGATGATACTGAACCCGTACGGGCCGACAATGACACCGGTCAGGATGAAAGCGACAAGGGGTGGCACCCTGATCCGGTTGAAGAGCATCCCGACTACGAGCGCGATGGCAAATACGATCAGGATGTCAGTAAGGAGTTCCAGGACCATGGGAAATTCCAGTACATGCTATACTCCGGATTATAAAAAATAGCATTTCCATCCTGAAAACCGCACGGGTCTGGGGGTCCGGAAGGGAAAGAGGCATTCCTCCCGCCCGGACCCGGGTCAGACCACAAGAGTAAGGAAGAGCAGGAAATACAGGGCAATCGAGAGAGCCGGGATAATCCTGATCGACCAGCAGTTGATCTGTTCCACCCGGAGCATATTCTCGTCTCCCGTGAATTTCAGGATAAGGATGCCGGATACGAGCACCATGACCAGTGTTGCATACGTGATGATCATGAACAGGTCAAGGAAGGTTGCATAGGCTACAAGCGGGATTGCATCGGCAACCCGCCAGTGGATAAGCACTGCGGCAAGGAACATCGAAGCGTTCAGGCCCAGCCGGGACGAGATCTTCATCATCAGCGAGGAGAGCGAGACGATAATGATGAGCATGATCGGCAGGAAAAATTTCAGGATGGTAGACGTGGTGTCTCTCGTTATGCCATAGGAAAAGACTGCCCGGGAAAAGGGGATCTCGCCCGGGATATAGGACATATTCGCAACAGTGAAGCCGGTACCGGTAAACGCCCATCCCGGGAGGTTTGCATCGGGATCGACGCCGTTCTGTTTCGGATCCGCTACAAGGATCATCTCCCGCTCGTTTCTGGATTTGGGCTCGATCCTGATGGGGAGGGTATGCCGGTCAAAGGGGTAACGGCTGAGATCGGGTTCGGTCTTCAGGACCGCAAGAACCCGGTATTCCTTCTCATTGGGAGTGTCTGTGACGGTGCTGACAGAGGACACCACGCCGTTCATAAGTTCCAAATCGTCGATCGATATGGGCGAATCTGACCGGAGATGCAGGTAATAATCAATCCCGACCGTCCCGGCTGCCACATCGAAACGGTTGAAATCTACAACATAGACACCGATGTACACGGTTTCCGGACCGGTTCCGGCCTTTTGTACGGATGCATTGGAAGTTCCCGCAGAAGCGGGGACCGCGATCAGGAGGATAGCAAGGGCGATAAGCAGGAGGTATCGCGGAATAGTGCTCATTCCTTCACGTGACCGGCGTTGTGCCCGTGCTGTTCCTCTCCCATGGTTCGCGTGACGGGAAATGGTATCGCTCTCCTGTAGAGAAAATGGTGTGTATATGTATATTAATTGACAGGCGTTTTTCCCGGCCGTATTTCCCGGCTGCTGAGCCCTCCGGTCCGGCATCTGACCTGTCTGCACCCGCTACATTCCCATGCCGGGCGATAACGGTAATTTAAAAAAAAGAAGGGTTCTTTGATCCGCTTCAGCCTAATTCACAGTAGTGGTTGGCGGGAGCGGGATTCCCGAGGTTGTCACGTACGAGGTTATGAAATACGCTGCAACGAGGATGAGGATGATGAGCGGGATAATGACAGCAATGAAAACGACAAGGACCGCTTTACCGGTACTGAGTTCCTGGAGTTCACGGATCCCGAGGATCCCGAGGATGAGCGACCAGACCGCAAAGACAATGCCAACAAAGGGAATCCATCCGAAAAGAAGGCGGGGCGTATTGCCGTACAGCATCGCTTTTATGGTCTGCATGATCCCCTTGCGCCCGCCGAAAAGATACACCCAGAGGTGAAGCCATGCGGAAAAGATGAGGGTTGCGATGACCCCGCCCACCAGTACCATGAAAAATACCAGGACCGGGAAGGCAAGCCCGAAGGTCAGGCCGGAAATTTTCTCCATACTGCCAAACCCTGCCGCGGCAACCAGTGCGGAGAGGACGGCATTGACCAGGAGAAGTGCCGCAAAGTAGGTGAATACTGTGCCCGTTTCATCGTTTTTTGCCTGCTGGAATGTTTCAACCGGTTTCAGGAGGAATCCTTTTGCCTTGTCAGCAATGGTGTTGATCATACAACCCAATGGTTGTCATGAATGGATTATAAAGAGGACGCCCGCGGGAGATTTTTCCTGAACTGTTTGAGTCACGGGCCATTGATCTGCCGGGTCGTTCATTGCACCATGCCAAAAAATGGATACCGGATTACCCGTTCATCACGGTCGGGGTGGTATTGATATCGAGATAGCTGCCCTGCTCCCGGGTATAATTCGGCCAGGTGATATTCATCCCGCCATTCGGGTTCCCTGTCTTCGCAAACCGGGTCCAGAGATCCACAACATTGGCAGCCACTGCCGGGTCCGCATGAACCGGCACGCCGAACAACAGGAGCGTCTCGCTTCCATGGAATGCCCCGTTGGTCTGGCCGGGCAGGATATAGGTGTACCGGTACACATACGTCTGAGGGCTGATGTCCCCCATCGAACCCGCGGCAAACTTCACCGAATCGGAAAAGTCATAGTCCGTCATGATCTCGGCCAGGCGAAGCTGGACTTCCTGGGTCGAACTGGCGGGATATCGGACGAGAACTGCATCAGCATCCTTCCCGAACCGTTCCCTGAGGAATGTAACATACCCGGCAACGGTCATGTTGGCATTTGCGGAAAGGGTTGTCCCGTCATTGGCATTGTTCCCGATCATGAGGGGAACCGGGTTCTCCTGGTGATGGAGGAATATGGTGTCCAGGGTGTCGGGGAGGACCCACCCGTCAGTATTCGGCTCAAACATCACGGTATGGGTACTCCAGAATGATGATGGCGAGGATGGCGTTGCATTGATCAGGACTTCGGGGCTGAGCTTTCGCATCTGCGCAATTGCATCCGGGCCGGTGTAACCGAGACTTTGTGTGTACCAGGTTCCGAACTGCTCGGCATCGGCTTTTGAATGGGTGGCATTGATGATCGCCCCGTGCGCCCAGAAGGGGCCGCTCTCAACAATTCCCTGCTGGTAAAGTCCTTTGCTTGTCGGGCTTGCGATGTGGACGAGGACACTCTCTGCTCCCGCCGACTGGCCGAAGATGGTTACCCGTGACGGGTCGCCACCGAACGCCCCGATGTTGTTCCGGACCCACTTCAGGGCTGCCTGCTGGTCAAGGATCCCGTAATTGCCCGAAGCATTGTGCTCCGACTCGTTGTCCAGCTGGGGATGGGCAAGAAACCCGAGGGCCCCGAGCCGGTAATTCGGGGTAACCACGATGACTCCTTTCTCTGCAAGGGTCGTCCCGTTGTACAACGGCATGGAGCCCGCCACACTGGTGAATCCTCCGCCATAGAAAAAGACCATGACCGGCAGTTTTTCATCAGCACTCCTGGCCGGGGTCCAGACATTGAGATACAGGCAGTCCTCGCTCATGGTCGGGGACGAAGATCCTGACGAGGGAACCTGGCCTTCTTTCACGGCCTGGGGGCAGGTTGGCGAATACTCCGTGGTATTCTTCACGCCACCCCAGGACTGTACCGGTGCGGGAGGTCTCCACCGCAGGTCACCGGTCGGGGGGGCCGCAAACGGGATGCCGTGATAGACCCGGATGCCGTCCTGGTTAATCCCTGAAACAGAGCCGGCATCGGTCTTCACGATAGTGGCATCAGGAGCCGGCTGGGTACATCCGCCAAGAAACAAAAATCCAATAAGGAGCAGGCAGATTACCAGACTATTACGTGTCAGATTACATGGTTGCATACGATAGTATTCCCCCGTTTTCCAATAGAAAGATCCAGGTTCCGGATAAAGGAAGATTGACGGGGATCCCGTGAAACCCGTTTACCGGAACCAGAGAACTTTTTGTGAATGATACGCGATGACGTTTAATGCTTATCATCTGCCGGTATCTGAAATATCACCAGTCCATCAACCGGCTCAAAAGCCGGAAGAGAGATTCCGGATATTCGTGAAACACGAGAAATCATATAAAGACCGGGAATGCAGCGGGAAGGTTATGAAGGGGATATATGTTACTCTTTTAATAACCCTGCTCGTCAGTGTTACCCTCCTGGCCGGATGCAGGGTACGAGATCAACGCCACAGGCAATTTACATAACCATTACCGTTACACCAAAGGGAACACTATCTCCTTCGGCTGCAACGGTCACACCGATACCTACGATCACCACCGCAGCACCGACAACGGATCCCATCATTCACCGGTATATTTTTGCGTACATGACCGCCGGCGGACCCATGGGCCGTGAACCAAAGTTCTACCCAGGGGGAACGGTTGATTATCGCATAGGGTATACCACAACCGTTTCCGATAATATCAGGATAACCAATATCATTTCAGAAGCGTCGGGTACGTGGATACCTCTTTGGAATATGACGTATTACACCAAGGTTCTTCCAACATCCGAAGGCGGGGCACAGATGATCCGGCAATTTACCCTGGTGCCGGCCCACGAGAACCCTAGCTACCCGGGGATAACCTTGCCGGAGCAGATCGTAGGATCCGATGGCACCGTTATGACCAGGGCAAAAAACGATTAAATTTCCTCCTTTTTAAAATCTAAAAAAAAAGTGTTACAGACCTTTTTTTTCAGATCATCCCGGTCTTCGTGTCCTCTTCGTTGCCGGACTGGTAGTCCGGGTGCACTTCCTGCCGTGCAAAAATGGCAAGGATAAGGATGATAACTGCAATCGCAAGCGATGCAAGGAACGCAAGATCGAAACCGGCCGTCATCACTTCCAGCTTGATATTCACAGGTGCACTTTCCGTGATCCCGCGATGCCCGGCAATTGCTTCGATGCCCTGCATGAATACCAGGTTTGCAAAAGCAATCCCAAGGGTCAAGGGGGCAAACCGTTCGAGACTCGTGAGGCTGGAGACCATGCCCTGGTACTTCTTTGACACCGAATTCATGATCATGTTCGAGGCAGGCGTGATCATCAGGCCCAGGCTGAAGCCCAGCACAAGGAGGCTGAGCACCACAAATCCGGTCGGAGTGTTGATCCGGAGAAGCGTCATCATGAAATAACCGATAACCAGCAGGATACCCGAGGCTATGCAGAGCTTCCTGCCACCGACCCGGTTATAGAGTATCCCGGAGAGGATGCCGGCAACCATCATGGCAATAGAAAGAGCGGTCAGGATAAGGCCCGCATCGGACACGCCGTACCCTTTGACATACTGGAGATAGAACGGGAGCAGGTAGCTGATGCCGGCGAAACTGAAAAAGACCAGTGACATGATCAGGTTGGTCATCAGGAAATTTTTGTTTTTGAAGAGGCGGAGCTCAAGGAGCGGGTCAGCCACCTTGAGTTCGTGCCAGGCAAAGTAGCCAAGCATGACGATGGCAAGCGCGAGGGTGCCAAGGATGACCGGGGAGGTCCACCCCATCGTTGTACCTTCGGATACCGCAAAGAGCAGGGCGGCAAGCCCGGTGAAGATCAACAGCGCACCTGCCTTGTCAAAGCGCGCCGGTGTTTCATGGGGAGTACTTGCCGGTATAACTTTTGCACCCAGCAGGAGTGCAATAATTCCTACCGGAACATTGATGAAGAAGATCCAGTGCCAGGAGAGGTACTGGGTGAGCACCCCGCCAATCGTCGGCCCGATAGCGGTCCCGAGTGCGGCAACTGTCATAATGATGCCCATGGCTTTTCCTTTCTGCTTCATCGGGATGTACGCGGTGATCATCGCCGGCGCGATCGCCGTTATCATGGCACCGCCTACTGCCTGGAAAGCACGCGAACCAACCAGCACGGGAAATGAATTCAGGAGATCGGGCAGGAGACCGCAGGAGAACGATCCGATCGTGAAGATTACAAATCCCGACAGGAAGACTTTCTTGAAGCCGATACCATCCGACAATTTGCCGAAGATGAGGACGCAGCCGGCCATTACCAGCAGGTAGATGGTAGCAACCCAGCTCACGGTACTCGAAGAGAGATCGAACCCCGCGGAGATGGTTGGCAGAGCAATATTGACGATAGTTCCATCCAGTGCCGACATGAATGCAGCAAGAGAGATGGAAAGGATCAGGAGATTGAAACCGGATGGGTTTGCCCCGGGACTGGCATGTTCCATACAGGATATAGGATGGCAGGATAAAAAAGAGGAGGGGGATTATGCCCGTTCAATCCCCGTGATATCTACCCGGTGTTCCGGACGAACTATACGGTTACCCGGTGGGCCTCGGTTCCTGTTATCTCGTAGGTAATATCCTTCTTCTCAGCCCTGAGCTGCTGGAGATCGTTCATGATAGCCTGTATCTCGTGCTGGTTATCCCGTGCTGCGATGATATACGGTGTGTCGGGCCGGGGATTTTCCGACGAGGTGGCGAGAAGTTCACAGCTGTTGCGCAGATGGTTGATCTGGAGTTTTGATATCTTTGCAAGATCAAGGGATTTGAATTCCCCTGAATTGAACTGACCTGATTGCATGAATTTTACTATTACCGTCATAGGATCCTCCATCCTGCTTCCCGATAACCCGGGTGATTGCCAGGTTGTGTTCCGGTCTTGCTTAAATGAAAGTGACAGCTCTCCCGGGGATGGGGAACAATGGATTTCCTGTTGCATATAGTTATCTGTCATTGCATGTTACGGGGTAAAAAAAGAATGGGTAATCTGCGGGCACATTTTTCATGAGCACGGGCGTGCGAACAGGATCCCGGTGCCCGTTACAAATCGCTCAAAAAGGCGGATTATTCAGATCCTAAATCTGTGCTGATATACCCGCTGAGCAGAAGGTTTTCAGAAATTTCCGCGACGGGTATTCATGGATGGTGGTTACCACAACTTTTCCCCTGCCAATCTGCTTTTCAATGATAACACCGGCATCGTCGGTCACGCCAACGCATTCTCCCCCATGGCTGACAAACGTGCCATCGCATTCGATACAGCCCGAATCATAATCTTCAATAATCGTGCCGGTGTCCGAAGGGGGTGAACACTGTACGGCACGCGGACGGCACTCGTGCCGGTAGGTGACCGGAAACGGAAGCCAGTCGTACGAATCTGGCTTATCCGTGGCAGCACCGAAAACCAGCAGATTTCCACCATCTTCGATAAAGCGTTGTATTCGCGAGGAGGAGGCCCTCAGGGCAGGGAGGAGGTTTGAGTAGGATGCGTTGGCAAATCCCGTGGGAACGATGATGCAGGAATACGTTCCCCGGAAATAGGGGGCTGCAAGCATGTAGGGCGTGATCAGATCACAGGAAAGACCGCAATCTTCAATATACCGGTTGAAGTGCTGTTTTGTTTCCCACACGAATCCCACGCGGCAGCTCATCCTTTGATCACACCTATGGGGGTCAGGCGGGCCACGAGCCGGGAGATGCCGACATCATGGACCACGTTTACCACTTCTTCGCTGGGCTTATAGACTTCCGGTGCCTCATCTGCAATAGCATTCTCATTGGGAGCTTTGACGATGATTCCCTTTTTGAGCAGGATCTCTGCAACCTCTTTCCCGCTCATCCTCTTTTTTGCCTGGGTCCGGCTCATCACCCTTCCCGCCCCGTGGCAGGTACTGCCGAATGTTCGTTCCATGGCGGTATCCGTTCCCCGCAGGACAAAGGATGAGGTTCCCATGCTTCCCGGGATGATCACCGGCTGACCGATAGCCGCGAGATCATCGGGAAGATCCGGAGTACCCGGGCCAAATGCACGGGTGGCTCCTTTGCGATGGACACAGACCTGCATCTTTTTCCCGTCAACGGTATGTTCCTCGATCTTCGCAACATTATGCGCAACATCGTAGACGAGGTCCATATCCTCGTACTCGATCCTGAACATCTTTGCAAGGATCTGGCGCGTCGTATGGGTGATGATCTGGCGGTTTGCCCAGGCATAGTTTGCCGCTGCAGCCATAGCCCCGAAATAGGCCTTGCCCTCGGGGGAGGCGATGGGGGCGCAGGCCAGCTGCCGGTCGGGAAGGGAGATATTGTAGCGTTTCGTTGCGGATTCCAGGACTTTCAGGTGATCGGTACAGGTCTGGTGACCAAGGCCCCGGGAACCGCAATGGATCATGCAGCAGACCTGGCCGGCGCTGATGCCGAATGCTTTTGCAACAACGGGATCATAGATCTCCGAAACAACCTGGATCTCCAGGAAATGGTTCCCGGAACCAAGGGTTCCTCCCTGGGGGACTCCCCGCTGCTTTGCTTTTTCAGAAACCGCACGGGTATCTGCCTCTTTCATGCACCCCTTCTCCTCGCACCGGACCAGATCCCGTTCAACACCGTACCCGTCCTCGACTGCCCACCGGGCTCCTTTGGTCATCATCCCGTCAAGAGACCGGGGGGATCCTTTCAGGGGACTTTTGGCACCAACACCCGTAGGCACTGCCCGGAAGAGCTGATCAATGAGATCCCGGCGCCCCGCAACATCCTTGTGCGCGAGCGGCGTGGTGAGCAGCCGGACTCCGCAGTTGATATCAAACCCGACACCTCCCGGGGAGATTACGCCATCATCAAGCGAGAATGCTGCAACACCGCCGATAGGAAAACCATATCCCCAGTGAATATCAGGCATGGCTAGGGAATTTTTGATGATCCCGGGCAGAGTAGCAACATTTGCGAGCTGCTGGATGGCTCCTTCCTCAAGGATCTTTCCGAGGGATTCTGAAAGGAAGAATCGGCCAGGTACGCGCATGCCGGGTACAAAGCCTACGGGAACTTCCCATTCGAGCGGTCCGGTTTGTCTGACTCCTTCAATCATGGCAGGTCTCAAGACTCTTTTTATACATCAAATAGGATCTCCAGCATATATCCGTTCGTGTCCTCCCGGATCGAGAGGCCGGAGTACGATATTCCTTTCACTTCAGTACCTTCCGAATGGCGTGCCGGATCAAATGGCTCCCCGTAAAGGGTGGCAGTCAGGGCCGGGCCGGTGATGGTGATATCAGCCCGGGAAAAGACGAGTCCCTTAACTTCAGAAACGAAGAGGACTTCTGACAGGAAATCGGCAAGAAGCGATTCGGCATCCCGGGCATCGACTTTGATTACCGTTTGTTGTTTCCCGGAACGGTTCTTTCCATATACCACCTGCATGAGAGCATCAAAGGCATCGGAAAAAAGTAATTCAAGCGTTTTTGCCCGTGCGCGGATTTTCACATCGGCCGTATGGGATATCTCTTCGTAACTCATCCGTACTCGTGTCCGGTCATGTCAGGTTCATCGAAAAACGGGATCATGTCCATCCGGATGCTGTGGAGAAAACGGGCCTGGTGGATGGAGATGTATACCGTGTGGTTCCCGGCCTGCATCAGGAGATCGGACTTCTTGGGTGGTTTTATCTGGATCGGGAGTAAGATCGGTCCCCCGCAGGAAGTACAGATGCGGAAATCACAGTCTCTCTTATTGATATATTCGATAACTTCAGGAACAATCGTGACATCGCATATGCCCGCGCTGTCATGAGGATTGGTATACATGATGCTGGTAGTATTGGCATCCTGCTCTAAAAACCGTTATGGATCGGGGGTATTCTAGTTAACGCCCACGATCCGTATGACAATATCGAAATACTTCTGTTTGAGTTCGTACGAATTCTGACCATCGTCATTCCGCGTGGCTCTTAGTATGCCGATGCGGGATGCGATTATTCCCACCATTGACGCAATCGCATGGAATGTGACTGAGAACTGTTTCTGGAGCTCGGCTACGAGCTCTGCAATAGTGATGGATCCTGATCGAAGAAAGAGCCGGAGCACTTCGCGTCGTATACCGGTCTTATCCTTGGAAAGGTAAGACCGGAGCCGGCCCTCAATTATCCGCTTGATCTCTGATGGAGATCTCATACGCTTATTGTCAAAGGTCACGGTATTTATATTTTTTGATTTTGTGCAAAATGCAATTCCTGATTGTAAAACAGGCCGATTTTTGAAGAGACATTTTTTTTCTGCGAAATTGTTGCTGATTGCACAAATCAGGATATCCGGATTCCGGATAACTGTCGTCACTCACCCAATCTGGTAACTATTTAATCGTAGTGAGCAGATGATTAAGTCATGGGATTGATCAATTACAATATCGAGAAATATTCACCAAAACAACTGGTGATACTTCCCCTCGTACTCTTGATAATCTCACTTGTAATAATCGGTTTTAACGTGGCAACCACGGGCATGCCCGTGACCCCCGGCATGGAATTTGCCGGAGGGTATTCGTATTCGGTTACAACCACCCAGACAGATGACCAGATACATGCTGTCTTTGCCGATTATCCACTGGTGAGTATCAAGGAAGGCATTAAAGGAAAACTGTTGCAGTTCGGTCCTATGGACCAGGCAAAACTTGACAGCCTCCAGGGTGTAGTGGAAAAGAATTATCCGGTACACGAATCCATGGCGTCCATTGACCCCACGTTCGGGAAGAGCAACCAGTCAATGGCAGTCCTCGCTCTGATCATCTCGTTTATCGGGATGTCAATTGTGGTTTTTATCTCGTTTAGGACATTTATTCCCTCCTGCGCAGTCGTCCTGTCGGCTTTTGCCGATATGGCCATGACGGCAGCGGCAATGAGTCTCCTTGGCCTTACACTTACCCTTGGGACCACGGCGGCACTCCTGATGCTCATCGGTTATTCCGTAGACAGCGATATCCTGCTGACAACGCGGGTACTGAAACGGCAGGGGAAACTTAACGAGAAACTGACCGGCGCATTCCACACCGGTATCATCATGACTTCCACGACATTTGCGGCGGCAATTGCCATGTTCATCGTATCATGGCTGGGTGGCGTCGAGATCATGTGGGAGATTTCAGCAGTGCTTCTCATCGGACTCGCGGCTGATGTCCTGAACACCTGGCTCACCAATGCCGGTATTCTCAAATGGTACGTCCTGAAAGGAGGCGGCAAATGAACGCAGAGGAAATCAAGAAGATTGTCAAGGACTGGCGGGTTGCAACCCTCATGGTCCTCATCGTACTCTCGGCTGTTGCCATCTACCCGCATTTCGATAATAAGGGTAACTTTACCACAAACCTCCAGTACGGGCTCGATCTCCAGAATGGGGCATGGCTCCAGATGGAATTCCAGGCAGAAGTAGTCGGGTTTACGACTACCGAACCTATCAGCGACTTCACCGCAAATCTTTCCAAGAAACTGAATACTGAAGTACTGGTAGTGGAGACCACCGATCCAACCCATCTCGAAATAAGGAAATATTATTCCCGGGCAGATCTGGAACCGATCTTTGCAAGTGAAGGCGGCAAGATCACTTCGTACCAGCAGGGAGTGTCCAAAGATACCGCAGATCTTGTCAAGAAGATCCTTGAAAACAAGCTCAACTTTGCCGGTACAAAGGACACAAAGATCAACATCCTTGGTGGCATGGGCAATGTCGCACAGTACGTCCGGGTTGAAATGGCCGGCGTTGATATGACCCAGGCAAAGGATCTTGTCGGCAAGCAGGGCAAATTCGAGATCCGGATCCAGACGGTTGGAAACCAGACCGAACATGTCCTGTACGGTGACGCAATCTCCAGCGTCGGCAACCCGGAAAAAGATATCCAGCGGGGAGGTACATGGGGAGTTCCCTTTACCCTCAATGAAGCCGGTGCAACCGCTCTCCAGCAGGCTGCAATCAAGTACGGCCTCACCTCGCACCCCGAGGATCATTACCTCCTCATGATCCTGGATAACAAGACGGTCTTTAATGCCCCGATGGTTGCAGATGCCGCGGCAAAACTCCAGACATCCCCCAACAACCGGTGGTCTGCAACTACCGGAACCGGAGCCGCGGGCGAGACTGCTGCGCAGACTCTCGATATCCACCTCCGTGCCGGTGCATTGCCGGTAGAGACGAAAATTGTCGGGAGCGGGGCGGTTCCTGCAGAGCAGGGCGCCAAGAACATGATGGTCGCGGTCATTGCCGGTATTCTCGCACTTATCACCGTTGGTATCGTGATCTACTACCGGTACCGCGAGCCAAGCATCGTCCTTCCGATGGTCCTGATCAATGCGTCAGAAGTCATCATCCTCCTGGGTTTCATCAGTGCGATCAAGTTCCAGATCGATCTGCCCACGCTGGCCGGCCTGATAGCCGTGGTAGGTACCGGTATCGACCAGATGGTCGTCATCACCGATGAGATCCTCCACGAAGGCCGTGTCCCGTCCCCCACCCTCTATCTCAAGAGGCTTGCCCGGGCCCTGATGATCATCGTCATCGCAGCGGCAACGGTAATTATTGCCATGGTGCCCCTGATGCTGATGCCCCTCACAACGCTGCAGGGATTTGCCCTGATCACCATCCTTGGTGTTCTCGTGGGCGTAATCATCACGCGGCCGGCGTATGGGAAGATCATTATGGAGATTCTCTCCAAGTAACAATACCATAGATTTATCTTTTTTTTAATCGACTACACTACCGGGTAATTCCAATGAGCAAACCGGTTTTATTCGATTTTTTCGCCACCTGGTGTGGACCCTGCAGGCTACAGACACCGATACTCGAGGAACTAGAGA encodes:
- a CDS encoding carboxylesterase family protein; amino-acid sequence: MQPCNLTRNSLVICLLLIGFLFLGGCTQPAPDATIVKTDAGSVSGINQDGIRVYHGIPFAAPPTGDLRWRPPAPVQSWGGVKNTTEYSPTCPQAVKEGQVPSSGSSSPTMSEDCLYLNVWTPARSADEKLPVMVFFYGGGFTSVAGSMPLYNGTTLAEKGVIVVTPNYRLGALGFLAHPQLDNESEHNASGNYGILDQQAALKWVRNNIGAFGGDPSRVTIFGQSAGAESVLVHIASPTSKGLYQQGIVESGPFWAHGAIINATHSKADAEQFGTWYTQSLGYTGPDAIAQMRKLSPEVLINATPSSPSSFWSTHTVMFEPNTDGWVLPDTLDTIFLHHQENPVPLMIGNNANDGTTLSANANMTVAGYVTFLRERFGKDADAVLVRYPASSTQEVQLRLAEIMTDYDFSDSVKFAAGSMGDISPQTYVYRYTYILPGQTNGAFHGSETLLLFGVPVHADPAVAANVVDLWTRFAKTGNPNGGMNITWPNYTREQGSYLDINTTPTVMNG
- a CDS encoding RtcB family protein, with protein sequence MIEGVRQTGPLEWEVPVGFVPGMRVPGRFFLSESLGKILEEGAIQQLANVATLPGIIKNSLAMPDIHWGYGFPIGGVAAFSLDDGVISPGGVGFDINCGVRLLTTPLAHKDVAGRRDLIDQLFRAVPTGVGAKSPLKGSPRSLDGMMTKGARWAVEDGYGVERDLVRCEEKGCMKEADTRAVSEKAKQRGVPQGGTLGSGNHFLEIQVVSEIYDPVVAKAFGISAGQVCCMIHCGSRGLGHQTCTDHLKVLESATKRYNISLPDRQLACAPIASPEGKAYFGAMAAAANYAWANRQIITHTTRQILAKMFRIEYEDMDLVYDVAHNVAKIEEHTVDGKKMQVCVHRKGATRAFGPGTPDLPDDLAAIGQPVIIPGSMGTSSFVLRGTDTAMERTFGSTCHGAGRVMSRTQAKKRMSGKEVAEILLKKGIIVKAPNENAIADEAPEVYKPSEEVVNVVHDVGISRLVARLTPIGVIKG
- a CDS encoding protein translocase subunit SecF; translated protein: MGLINYNIEKYSPKQLVILPLVLLIISLVIIGFNVATTGMPVTPGMEFAGGYSYSVTTTQTDDQIHAVFADYPLVSIKEGIKGKLLQFGPMDQAKLDSLQGVVEKNYPVHESMASIDPTFGKSNQSMAVLALIISFIGMSIVVFISFRTFIPSCAVVLSAFADMAMTAAAMSLLGLTLTLGTTAALLMLIGYSVDSDILLTTRVLKRQGKLNEKLTGAFHTGIIMTSTTFAAAIAMFIVSWLGGVEIMWEISAVLLIGLAADVLNTWLTNAGILKWYVLKGGGK
- a CDS encoding archease, which produces MSYEEISHTADVKIRARAKTLELLFSDAFDALMQVVYGKNRSGKQQTVIKVDARDAESLLADFLSEVLFVSEVKGLVFSRADITITGPALTATLYGEPFDPARHSEGTEVKGISYSGLSIREDTNGYMLEILFDV
- a CDS encoding preprotein translocase subunit SecD yields the protein MNAEEIKKIVKDWRVATLMVLIVLSAVAIYPHFDNKGNFTTNLQYGLDLQNGAWLQMEFQAEVVGFTTTEPISDFTANLSKKLNTEVLVVETTDPTHLEIRKYYSRADLEPIFASEGGKITSYQQGVSKDTADLVKKILENKLNFAGTKDTKINILGGMGNVAQYVRVEMAGVDMTQAKDLVGKQGKFEIRIQTVGNQTEHVLYGDAISSVGNPEKDIQRGGTWGVPFTLNEAGATALQQAAIKYGLTSHPEDHYLLMILDNKTVFNAPMVADAAAKLQTSPNNRWSATTGTGAAGETAAQTLDIHLRAGALPVETKIVGSGAVPAEQGAKNMMVAVIAGILALITVGIVIYYRYREPSIVLPMVLINASEVIILLGFISAIKFQIDLPTLAGLIAVVGTGIDQMVVITDEILHEGRVPSPTLYLKRLARALMIIVIAAATVIIAMVPLMLMPLTTLQGFALITILGVLVGVIITRPAYGKIIMEILSK
- a CDS encoding MFS transporter codes for the protein MEHASPGANPSGFNLLILSISLAAFMSALDGTIVNIALPTISAGFDLSSSTVSWVATIYLLVMAGCVLIFGKLSDGIGFKKVFLSGFVIFTIGSFSCGLLPDLLNSFPVLVGSRAFQAVGGAMITAIAPAMITAYIPMKQKGKAMGIIMTVAALGTAIGPTIGGVLTQYLSWHWIFFINVPVGIIALLLGAKVIPASTPHETPARFDKAGALLIFTGLAALLFAVSEGTTMGWTSPVILGTLALAIVMLGYFAWHELKVADPLLELRLFKNKNFLMTNLIMSLVFFSFAGISYLLPFYLQYVKGYGVSDAGLILTALSIAMMVAGILSGILYNRVGGRKLCIASGILLVIGYFMMTLLRINTPTGFVVLSLLVLGFSLGLMITPASNMIMNSVSKKYQGMVSSLTSLERFAPLTLGIAFANLVFMQGIEAIAGHRGITESAPVNIKLEVMTAGFDLAFLASLAIAVIILILAIFARQEVHPDYQSGNEEDTKTGMI
- a CDS encoding Yip1 family protein, which codes for MINTIADKAKGFLLKPVETFQQAKNDETGTVFTYFAALLLVNAVLSALVAAAGFGSMEKISGLTFGLAFPVLVFFMVLVGGVIATLIFSAWLHLWVYLFGGRKGIMQTIKAMLYGNTPRLLFGWIPFVGIVFAVWSLILGILGIRELQELSTGKAVLVVFIAVIIPLIILILVAAYFITSYVTTSGIPLPPTTTVN
- a CDS encoding DUF2551 domain-containing protein translates to MRSPSEIKRIIEGRLRSYLSKDKTGIRREVLRLFLRSGSITIAELVAELQKQFSVTFHAIASMVGIIASRIGILRATRNDDGQNSYELKQKYFDIVIRIVGVN